One Micavibrio aeruginosavorus ARL-13 genomic window carries:
- a CDS encoding NMCC_0638 family (lipo)protein, translating into MHNNFKRFGFVFMVLAGLALTHPSMAEEKAKEAAPAKEATKEAAKAAPEGKTVKITEATPVEQAEFAVNLFMQACLANGGDKERLRKWVKEVKLPEVTGEDAKPFLSNTPSGKGLAWSASGKQGRFVLVSEDNGACTIYSRKADEKKVHEMMKWMKDNLDKNKGEQKITYELRTENDKEQKLKRTLIAVRRPEMGNDIGMVATTSTTHPSLAAIISIFAIESGAKM; encoded by the coding sequence ATGCACAATAATTTCAAAAGATTCGGGTTTGTTTTCATGGTTCTGGCCGGGCTGGCTTTGACCCATCCATCCATGGCCGAGGAGAAGGCCAAAGAGGCCGCCCCCGCTAAAGAAGCAACCAAGGAGGCCGCCAAGGCCGCGCCCGAGGGCAAGACCGTTAAAATCACCGAGGCCACCCCGGTGGAGCAGGCCGAGTTCGCCGTAAACCTGTTTATGCAGGCCTGTCTGGCCAATGGCGGGGACAAAGAGCGCCTGCGCAAATGGGTGAAAGAGGTAAAATTGCCGGAAGTCACCGGTGAAGACGCCAAGCCGTTTTTGAGCAACACACCGTCCGGTAAAGGCCTTGCATGGTCGGCCAGCGGCAAACAGGGACGTTTCGTTCTGGTGTCCGAAGATAACGGCGCATGCACGATTTATTCCCGCAAGGCCGATGAAAAGAAAGTCCACGAGATGATGAAGTGGATGAAAGACAATCTGGACAAGAACAAGGGTGAGCAAAAAATCACCTATGAACTGCGGACCGAAAACGACAAGGAGCAAAAATTGAAACGCACCTTGATCGCCGTGCGCCGTCCGGAGATGGGCAATGACATTGGCATGGTGGCCACCACCAGCACCACGCATCCCAGTCTGGCCGCGATTATCAGCATCTTCGCGATTGAGAGTGGTGCGAAGATGTAA
- a CDS encoding MinD/ParA family protein, whose product MSESPLTAEKDPATPTTPTFRRGKNIIAVASGKGGVGKTWFSITLSHALARQGKKVLLFDGDLGLANVDVQLGLMPKRDLNDVIRGRLGLDKVVQRYEEGGFDIIAGRSGQASLSALPGQRLTFLRDQLLEVADKYDVVIIDLGAGVDRTVRMMAATSTRTLLVSTDEPTSLTDAYAFIKLGNAAGMSKNIGIVVNQAPNTIEGERTYKTLLKACENFLRLSPPMMGMVRIDPRVKECIRNQTPLLIRSPNTEAAEDVEKIARAVMRDMAETRAAATA is encoded by the coding sequence ATGAGCGAGTCACCATTAACGGCTGAAAAAGACCCAGCGACGCCCACAACGCCGACATTCCGGCGCGGGAAGAACATTATCGCGGTTGCCAGCGGCAAAGGCGGCGTGGGCAAGACATGGTTTTCCATCACCCTGTCCCACGCGCTGGCGCGTCAGGGCAAAAAGGTCCTGTTGTTTGACGGGGATCTGGGTCTGGCCAACGTGGACGTGCAACTGGGTCTGATGCCGAAACGCGATTTGAACGACGTGATCCGTGGCCGTCTGGGTCTGGATAAAGTTGTTCAGCGTTACGAAGAAGGCGGATTTGACATTATCGCTGGCCGTTCCGGTCAAGCCTCCCTCTCTGCCCTGCCGGGGCAGCGTTTGACCTTCCTGCGCGATCAATTGCTGGAAGTGGCCGACAAATATGATGTCGTCATCATCGATTTGGGCGCCGGCGTTGACCGCACCGTGCGTATGATGGCCGCAACATCCACGCGCACCTTGCTGGTGTCCACGGATGAACCGACATCGCTGACCGACGCCTATGCCTTTATCAAACTGGGCAATGCCGCCGGCATGTCGAAAAATATCGGCATCGTGGTGAACCAAGCCCCGAACACGATTGAGGGCGAGCGCACATATAAAACCCTGCTGAAAGCCTGTGAAAACTTCCTGCGCCTGTCCCCGCCGATGATGGGTATGGTGCGCATTGATCCGCGCGTGAAGGAATGTATCCGCAACCAGACACCGTTGCTGATCCGCTCCCCTAACACCGAGGCGGCTGAAGACGTTGAGAAGATCGCCCGCGCCGTTATGCGCGACATGGCCGAAACCCGCGCAGCGGCCACGGCGTAG
- a CDS encoding flagellar biosynthesis protein FlhF, whose translation MRLKSFYAKTMTEALHMIRETLGEDAIIVATREENGGKSVRVTAAVEQETFESHNDGWDEPAISTPQSRAQDGGWLQYDSEQDENAVAEELTDIMLKHAVPEEITDQVVSCATVAGMGNAHEALVAALEHLYVFRPLPHKAVGKNFVLVGPPGAGKTLGVAKMATRAVMAGQKVAVITTDTLRAGGVEQLAAFTKILNVPLEKARDPRDLGRAMDAVRGADQIVIDTGGLNPFNPQEMRDLARMMAVANMDPILVMPAGVDADESGEMARVYASLGVRTMISTRLDIARRIGGLLAAAHYGGLVFADASNTSQVAEGLFGMSPDRLARILMPRSTPADRGSTATSATALPKKTVNAG comes from the coding sequence ATGCGCCTTAAATCGTTCTATGCCAAAACCATGACAGAGGCATTGCATATGATCCGCGAAACGCTCGGAGAAGATGCCATTATCGTCGCAACCCGCGAAGAAAACGGGGGTAAATCCGTGCGCGTCACCGCCGCCGTGGAGCAGGAAACGTTTGAGTCCCACAATGATGGATGGGACGAACCCGCCATTTCCACCCCGCAAAGCCGAGCGCAGGATGGCGGATGGTTGCAATATGATTCCGAACAGGACGAAAACGCGGTCGCCGAAGAGCTGACCGACATCATGCTGAAGCATGCCGTGCCGGAAGAAATCACGGATCAGGTCGTGTCCTGCGCCACCGTGGCCGGCATGGGCAACGCACATGAGGCACTGGTTGCCGCCCTTGAACATCTTTACGTATTCCGCCCCCTGCCCCACAAGGCGGTCGGCAAAAATTTCGTGCTGGTCGGCCCGCCGGGTGCGGGCAAGACGTTGGGTGTGGCAAAAATGGCCACCCGCGCCGTTATGGCCGGGCAAAAAGTGGCGGTTATCACCACCGATACATTACGTGCTGGCGGCGTCGAACAACTGGCCGCATTTACCAAAATCCTGAACGTGCCGCTGGAAAAAGCGCGCGATCCGCGTGATCTGGGCCGGGCGATGGATGCGGTGCGCGGTGCCGACCAAATCGTGATTGATACCGGGGGTCTGAACCCCTTTAACCCGCAGGAAATGCGCGATCTGGCCCGCATGATGGCCGTGGCCAACATGGACCCCATTCTGGTCATGCCGGCGGGTGTTGATGCCGATGAATCCGGGGAAATGGCCCGTGTGTATGCCAGCCTGGGCGTCCGCACCATGATTTCGACCCGTTTGGATATTGCCCGCCGTATTGGTGGGCTTCTGGCCGCCGCCCATTATGGTGGCCTGGTTTTTGCAGACGCCAGCAATACATCTCAAGTGGCCGAGGGCCTGTTCGGGATGTCGCCGGATCGTCTGGCGCGTATCTTGATGCCCCGCAGTACGCCCGCAGATCGTGGTTCCACGGCCACATCCGCAACGGCGTTGCCCAAAAAGACAGTAAACGCAGGATAA
- a CDS encoding DUF3137 domain-containing protein, which translates to MTNASDIATLCATLDEQRQRYMQIFVMGAPMVFAALCAIGALMMTEDTGFPWMFVLFWTAIASLILFHVMNMKYRTRTKAALMRDLAAGMGLEFKADGVMSWDDVAPHAILPPHDRCGIEDGFTGTIANVPVAFQEMNLVDVSRDRDGDTTETTVFHGAVIRIGIGKTLNAHTVIMPDGVAGRFWRTAFSKFEPVRLSAPDFENRFDVMATDQLEAHYILDPSFMESFLAVGEHIGTKHFEASFRGSEILFAISRPGALFEIGHLFHTLTAQDLTTVQNEIAAIEGLVNALKLNPYTGLGAKIPD; encoded by the coding sequence ATGACAAACGCTTCCGACATCGCCACCCTCTGCGCCACGCTGGATGAACAACGCCAGCGTTATATGCAGATTTTTGTCATGGGGGCTCCGATGGTCTTTGCTGCCCTCTGTGCCATTGGCGCATTGATGATGACGGAAGATACGGGATTTCCGTGGATGTTCGTTTTATTCTGGACCGCGATTGCCTCGTTGATCCTGTTCCACGTGATGAACATGAAATACCGCACGCGGACCAAGGCCGCGCTGATGCGCGATCTGGCCGCCGGGATGGGATTGGAATTCAAAGCCGACGGCGTGATGAGCTGGGACGATGTCGCCCCCCACGCCATTCTGCCCCCGCACGACCGGTGCGGGATCGAAGATGGCTTCACGGGCACGATCGCCAATGTTCCCGTCGCGTTTCAGGAAATGAACCTGGTTGATGTCAGCCGTGACCGTGATGGCGACACCACCGAAACCACCGTCTTTCACGGTGCCGTCATCCGCATCGGGATCGGCAAAACCCTGAACGCCCACACGGTGATTATGCCCGATGGGGTTGCCGGGCGGTTTTGGCGCACCGCCTTTTCAAAATTTGAACCCGTCCGCCTGTCCGCTCCGGATTTTGAAAACCGGTTCGACGTGATGGCCACGGACCAGTTGGAAGCGCACTACATCCTCGACCCCAGCTTTATGGAATCCTTCTTGGCCGTTGGCGAGCATATCGGCACAAAGCATTTCGAGGCGAGTTTCCGCGGGTCCGAAATCCTCTTCGCCATTTCACGCCCCGGCGCATTATTTGAAATCGGCCATTTGTTCCACACCCTGACCGCGCAGGATCTGACCACGGTACAAAATGAAATTGCCGCCATCGAAGGGCTGGTTAACGCCTTGAAATTGAATCCCTATACCGGGCTGGGCGCAAAAATCCCGGACTAG
- the flhA gene encoding flagellar biosynthesis protein FlhA yields MADAPSNFSLNVGRAKGAAGSVLRGDALLALGIVIILMFMLVPLPPFILDMGLSLSITFSVLVLMTALFIRTPLEFSTFPTVLLITTALRLGLNIASTRLILEKGHEGSAAAGHVIEAFGTFIIRENYVIGGIVFAILVIVNFVVITKGSGRIAEVAARFTLDAMPGKQMAIDADLSSGLITEDEAKIRRKNLEQESTFFGAMDGAAKFVRGDAIAGLLITFINVVAGIIIGTAQHGLSMAESAQNYTLLTIGDGLVSQIPALIVSVSAGMLVSKAGVEGAADKALTAQFSRYPKAMGLTGGLIIALGLVPGIPTLPFLFLGGVTSGLAWISMRGQQTKEEEKLALAAPDKPGVVAEEPISKALAIDTIRLELGYGLLPLVQGEGSNKLTDQVKGLRRQLAEDMGYILPAVRIQDNLQLPANTYTVRIKEIEAGRGEVRPGMLMCMDPTGAAITLPGENTVEPTFGLPAMWIDEQYREEAHFRGYTVVDAPTVVTTHLTEIVKDNMADLMSYTETQKLLDELPGDYQKLVADVVPTKMSVSGLQRVLQNLVSERVSVRDMPTILEGIAEASIYTKNVTIITEHVRSRLARQICERNVNAHGVVPLVTLSPDWEQAFAESLLGDGEEKQLAMAPSQLQDFITAVRGVYEKLAQTGEVPVMLTSPGIRPYVRSIVERFRPQTVVMSQNEIHPKAKIRTLGQI; encoded by the coding sequence ATGGCTGATGCACCGTCGAATTTTTCGTTGAATGTTGGTCGCGCCAAGGGTGCGGCCGGATCGGTGCTGCGCGGGGATGCGTTGCTGGCTCTCGGCATTGTCATCATCCTGATGTTCATGCTGGTCCCGTTGCCGCCCTTCATTCTGGATATGGGGTTGTCCCTGTCCATTACCTTCTCGGTTCTGGTTCTGATGACGGCGCTGTTTATCCGCACGCCGCTGGAATTTTCAACGTTCCCGACCGTGTTGCTGATTACCACGGCGTTGCGTCTGGGTTTGAACATTGCCTCCACCCGCCTGATCCTTGAGAAAGGGCACGAAGGGTCCGCCGCCGCGGGCCATGTCATCGAAGCGTTCGGAACATTCATCATCCGCGAAAACTACGTGATCGGCGGTATTGTTTTCGCCATTCTGGTCATCGTCAACTTCGTCGTTATTACCAAGGGTTCGGGCCGTATCGCCGAGGTCGCCGCACGTTTCACATTGGACGCCATGCCCGGCAAACAAATGGCCATCGATGCCGATTTGTCATCCGGCCTGATCACCGAGGACGAAGCCAAAATCCGCCGCAAAAACCTGGAGCAGGAAAGCACCTTCTTCGGGGCTATGGACGGTGCGGCAAAATTCGTGCGTGGCGATGCCATCGCCGGTTTGTTGATCACCTTCATCAACGTGGTCGCTGGTATCATCATCGGTACGGCGCAACACGGTTTGAGCATGGCGGAATCCGCCCAGAATTATACCCTGCTGACCATTGGTGATGGTCTGGTCAGCCAGATCCCGGCCCTGATCGTATCCGTATCGGCCGGTATGCTGGTGTCCAAGGCCGGTGTCGAAGGCGCCGCTGACAAAGCCCTGACGGCGCAGTTTTCACGTTATCCAAAAGCCATGGGCCTGACCGGCGGATTGATCATCGCGCTCGGCCTGGTCCCCGGCATTCCCACCCTGCCCTTCCTGTTCCTGGGTGGTGTCACCAGCGGCCTGGCCTGGATCAGCATGCGCGGCCAGCAGACGAAGGAAGAAGAAAAGCTCGCCCTCGCCGCCCCAGACAAACCGGGCGTGGTGGCAGAGGAACCGATTTCCAAAGCCCTGGCTATCGACACGATCAGGCTGGAATTGGGCTATGGTTTGCTTCCGCTGGTTCAGGGCGAAGGCAGCAACAAGCTGACCGATCAGGTCAAGGGCCTGCGCCGCCAATTGGCCGAAGACATGGGCTATATCCTGCCCGCCGTGCGGATTCAGGACAATCTGCAACTGCCCGCCAACACCTACACCGTTCGCATCAAGGAAATCGAAGCCGGCCGTGGCGAAGTACGCCCGGGCATGTTGATGTGCATGGACCCGACGGGCGCGGCCATCACTCTGCCCGGCGAAAATACGGTGGAACCAACCTTCGGCCTGCCCGCCATGTGGATCGACGAACAATATCGCGAGGAAGCGCATTTCCGTGGCTACACCGTTGTAGACGCCCCAACGGTTGTCACCACGCATTTGACCGAAATCGTCAAGGACAACATGGCCGACCTGATGTCCTATACCGAAACACAAAAATTGCTGGACGAACTGCCGGGCGATTACCAAAAACTGGTCGCCGATGTCGTGCCCACAAAAATGTCGGTCAGCGGCCTGCAACGTGTGTTGCAAAATCTGGTGTCCGAACGCGTATCCGTCCGCGACATGCCCACCATTCTGGAGGGCATTGCCGAAGCCTCCATCTACACCAAAAACGTCACCATCATCACCGAACATGTGCGGTCCCGTCTGGCCCGCCAGATTTGCGAACGCAACGTCAACGCCCATGGCGTGGTCCCGTTGGTCACCTTGTCCCCCGATTGGGAACAGGCCTTTGCCGAATCCCTGCTGGGTGATGGCGAAGAAAAACAACTGGCCATGGCCCCCAGTCAATTGCAGGATTTCATTACAGCGGTGCGCGGCGTATACGAAAAACTGGCCCAGACGGGCGAAGTTCCGGTGATGCTGACATCCCCCGGCATTCGCCCCTATGTCCGGTCGATCGTCGAACGTTTCCGCCCACAAACGGTGGTGATGTCCCAAAACGAAATCCATCCGAAAGCGAAAATCAGGACGCTGGGGCAGATTTGA
- a CDS encoding OmpA family protein, which produces MISTLPAPCFPYRGFARVVRLVLLLGMAGGMMSACVTTNVRSLKVSGSDYNSYLAREYQALAGMEQEGGDRDLSTHFARKAFAAAKAKPVARDIVDPNIIPVSLTPDLDQAAMALDEALSIMRGIGNDNALAVAQVSFDCWVAQSAMRQDVLSVIATLPCRDQFRNAMQSLSGDVDQAAVRTAVYFDTNSIVINEQARIVLMDLAMAMRHRPHWTLDLSGVTDTSGRKKANPSLSMRRAIAVRNALAQMGIDPDRIAVENEEHADTLLGDNDTETGDHSENRRVDIVATPSFGFTG; this is translated from the coding sequence ATGATTTCCACATTGCCCGCCCCCTGTTTTCCGTATCGTGGCTTTGCCCGTGTCGTTCGCCTTGTTTTACTGCTGGGCATGGCCGGCGGCATGATGTCGGCCTGTGTGACGACCAATGTCCGGTCGTTGAAGGTCAGCGGGTCCGATTATAACAGCTATCTGGCGCGGGAGTATCAGGCGCTGGCCGGGATGGAGCAGGAGGGCGGGGACCGTGACCTGTCCACCCATTTCGCGCGCAAGGCCTTTGCCGCGGCAAAAGCCAAGCCGGTCGCGCGGGATATCGTGGATCCCAATATCATCCCCGTATCGCTGACCCCCGATCTGGATCAGGCGGCGATGGCGCTGGACGAAGCGCTCTCCATCATGCGCGGGATTGGGAATGACAATGCCCTGGCCGTGGCGCAGGTGAGCTTTGATTGCTGGGTCGCGCAATCGGCCATGCGACAGGATGTGCTGTCGGTCATTGCCACGCTGCCCTGCCGCGATCAATTCCGAAATGCGATGCAAAGCCTGTCCGGTGACGTGGATCAGGCGGCAGTGCGCACCGCCGTGTATTTTGATACCAACAGCATCGTGATCAATGAACAGGCACGTATTGTGCTGATGGATCTGGCCATGGCCATGCGGCACCGCCCGCACTGGACGTTGGATTTATCTGGCGTCACCGATACCAGCGGGCGCAAGAAGGCCAATCCGTCATTGTCCATGCGCCGCGCCATTGCCGTACGGAATGCGTTAGCGCAAATGGGGATTGATCCGGACCGTATTGCGGTCGAGAACGAAGAACATGCCGATACGCTGTTGGGTGATAACGATACAGAGACTGGTGATCATTCCGAAAATCGTCGCGTGGATATTGTCGCCACGCCATCGTTTGGTTTTACCGGATAA
- a CDS encoding sigma-54-dependent transcriptional regulator: MRLMIVGQLEGYISAAGKIALQRGAKVIHCEDIEQALGALRNGKGADLVMIDVKQKVGQFVEALKVERIHLPVVACGINTDARAAVKAIQDGAKEYIPLPPDAELIAAVLSAVTEENNTMIANDAVMQAVVKMADKIAPSEATVLITGESGTGKEVMSRYIHNKSKRKDGAFIALNCAAIPESLLESELFGHEKGAFTGATSRRLGKFEEAHGGTLLLDEVTEMHPSLQAKLLRAIQEREITRIGNNDPVKVDVRLIATSNRNLEDSVKKGEFREDLYFRLNVVNIRLPALRERPGDIVPLAQFFADKFSEQNGVERKRIAADAQRALQSYKWRGNIRELENTMHRAVLMSMADEIETEAIFLPEGGGLGSSPAASPGNAPSMSGVSGAGASATSAPSDVQNPGAVETLVGRTIADVERHMILNTLDHCLGNRTHAANILGISIRTLRNKLNQYKDEGIDVPAAAGGER; encoded by the coding sequence ATGCGTCTTATGATTGTCGGACAACTTGAAGGCTATATCAGCGCGGCGGGTAAAATCGCCCTGCAGCGCGGGGCCAAGGTCATCCATTGCGAAGATATCGAGCAAGCCCTCGGCGCGTTGCGGAACGGCAAGGGTGCCGATCTGGTCATGATCGACGTCAAACAAAAAGTCGGCCAGTTCGTTGAGGCGTTGAAAGTCGAACGCATTCATTTGCCCGTCGTTGCCTGCGGCATCAACACCGATGCCCGCGCCGCCGTAAAGGCGATTCAGGATGGGGCGAAGGAATACATCCCCCTGCCCCCGGATGCGGAATTGATCGCGGCCGTTTTGTCCGCCGTGACCGAAGAAAACAACACAATGATCGCCAATGATGCGGTCATGCAGGCCGTCGTCAAAATGGCCGACAAAATCGCCCCCTCCGAAGCCACCGTGTTGATCACGGGTGAATCCGGTACGGGTAAGGAAGTGATGTCGCGTTACATTCACAACAAATCCAAACGCAAGGACGGCGCCTTCATCGCCCTGAACTGCGCCGCCATTCCGGAATCATTGTTGGAATCCGAATTGTTCGGCCATGAAAAGGGCGCGTTTACCGGCGCAACATCCCGCCGCCTTGGCAAATTTGAAGAAGCGCATGGCGGCACATTGCTGCTGGACGAAGTGACCGAGATGCACCCGTCATTGCAGGCCAAATTGCTGCGCGCGATTCAGGAACGCGAAATCACCCGTATTGGTAACAACGACCCGGTGAAGGTTGATGTGCGTTTGATCGCCACATCGAACCGCAATCTGGAAGACAGCGTGAAGAAGGGCGAGTTCCGCGAGGATCTTTATTTCCGTCTGAACGTCGTCAATATCCGCCTGCCCGCCTTGCGTGAACGCCCGGGCGATATTGTGCCACTGGCTCAGTTTTTCGCCGACAAATTTTCCGAACAGAATGGCGTCGAACGCAAACGTATCGCGGCGGACGCCCAACGCGCCCTGCAATCCTATAAATGGCGCGGCAATATTCGCGAGCTGGAAAACACCATGCACCGCGCCGTGCTGATGTCGATGGCCGACGAAATCGAAACCGAAGCCATCTTCCTGCCCGAAGGTGGCGGCCTGGGGTCATCCCCAGCGGCCAGCCCCGGCAACGCCCCGTCCATGTCCGGCGTGTCCGGCGCGGGCGCGTCGGCCACATCCGCCCCGTCAGACGTCCAGAATCCGGGCGCGGTCGAGACCCTGGTGGGCCGAACCATCGCCGATGTGGAACGCCATATGATATTGAATACATTGGATCATTGTTTGGGCAACCGGACCCATGCCGCCAATATTCTGGGTATTTCCATACGGACCTTGCGGAACAAGCTGAACCAGTATAAAGACGAGGGGATCGATGTCCCGGCCGCCGCCGGCGGGGAGCGATAA
- a CDS encoding motility protein A: protein MTSDASQLRAAQSSDDSSGAAGGPDVVLSITPPRRKLDLATVIGVTSALALIAGGIAIGQSNASFFNLPSILIVVLGTVAATSISFTGEELRKSIGVMGNSLFRRVWKPAVMAKQLMDLAMIARKRGLLALAGAEGELKKDKFLQSAVQLVTDGYNADDIDRVLSQEIDALVERHRRSANILRRGSEIAPAMGLIGTLIGLVQMLADLDNPDAIGPAMAVALLTTFYGAVLGMVLLAPLAAKLERNSNDEATIKTMIALAMTSIARQDNPRRLEMLLNSELPPTERIKYFD, encoded by the coding sequence ATGACCAGTGATGCATCCCAACTGCGTGCCGCACAAAGCTCCGATGATTCATCCGGGGCTGCGGGTGGTCCGGATGTGGTGCTCAGCATCACCCCACCCCGCCGCAAGCTGGATCTGGCCACTGTTATCGGCGTCACCAGCGCGCTGGCCCTGATCGCCGGGGGAATTGCCATTGGCCAAAGCAACGCCAGCTTCTTTAACCTGCCATCCATCCTGATTGTTGTTCTGGGCACGGTGGCCGCCACCAGCATTTCCTTCACCGGCGAAGAGTTGCGCAAATCCATTGGCGTCATGGGAAATTCCCTGTTCCGCCGCGTCTGGAAGCCTGCCGTCATGGCAAAACAATTGATGGATCTGGCCATGATTGCACGCAAGCGCGGTTTGCTGGCTCTGGCCGGGGCCGAAGGTGAACTGAAGAAAGACAAATTCCTGCAAAGCGCCGTACAGTTGGTCACCGACGGTTACAACGCCGATGACATTGACCGTGTGCTGAGTCAGGAAATCGACGCGCTGGTCGAACGCCACCGCCGTTCCGCCAACATTCTGCGTCGCGGATCCGAAATTGCCCCGGCCATGGGCCTGATCGGAACGCTGATCGGTTTGGTGCAAATGTTGGCCGATCTGGATAACCCGGATGCCATCGGACCGGCCATGGCCGTGGCCTTGCTCACAACCTTTTATGGCGCGGTGCTGGGGATGGTTTTGCTGGCCCCGCTGGCGGCCAAGCTGGAACGCAATTCGAATGACGAGGCCACAATCAAAACCATGATCGCCCTGGCCATGACGTCGATTGCCCGTCAGGACAATCCTCGCCGTCTGGAAATGCTGTTAAACAGCGAATTGCCCCCGACCGAGCGCATCAAATATTTCGATTGA
- the fliN gene encoding flagellar motor switch protein FliN, whose translation MAGDVTAIYDIPVQISAVLGRSTMQVSQLLKLGRGAVVELDRKVGEAIDIYVNNRLVARGEVVVVEDKLGVTMTEIVKSDRN comes from the coding sequence ATGGCCGGCGATGTGACCGCTATCTATGATATTCCAGTGCAAATTTCCGCCGTTCTGGGCCGTTCCACCATGCAGGTCAGCCAGTTGCTGAAACTGGGCCGGGGTGCGGTGGTTGAACTGGACCGCAAGGTTGGCGAAGCCATCGACATCTACGTCAACAACCGCCTGGTCGCCCGCGGCGAGGTCGTCGTGGTCGAGGACAAGCTGGGCGTGACCATGACCGAGATTGTCAAATCGGATCGCAACTAA
- a CDS encoding FliH/SctL family protein, which yields MSDKNTASPKDVRKFLFDRNKFDAAEEEEVLAPDEPPPPPTFSEEELAKATRAAMEQGRKDGINETLGSIEKDVSMTLNSIRDHFDLLFRAEAMRYNTFEEEAVQLAHAIFKRCFPSLNEQAGLNDVKIMIENVLETVRDMPEIVIEVPESYVDAIRQHIDSILRDSGQGARCTVRSHPSLAAGQCRMGWANGTAVRDPQHLAEQISAQIEQVLADRANLTDNSEQNIHNAVISVTESPASDQSQ from the coding sequence ATGAGTGATAAGAATACAGCATCGCCGAAAGACGTCCGAAAATTCCTGTTCGACCGCAACAAATTCGATGCGGCGGAAGAGGAAGAGGTCCTTGCACCCGACGAACCGCCCCCGCCCCCGACATTCAGCGAAGAAGAATTAGCCAAGGCCACCCGCGCGGCCATGGAGCAAGGGCGTAAGGACGGTATCAACGAAACGCTGGGCAGCATTGAAAAAGACGTTTCAATGACGCTGAACAGCATCCGCGATCATTTCGACCTGCTCTTCCGCGCCGAAGCCATGCGTTACAACACGTTTGAAGAAGAAGCAGTGCAACTGGCCCACGCCATTTTTAAACGCTGTTTCCCGTCGTTGAATGAACAGGCGGGTCTGAATGACGTGAAAATCATGATCGAAAATGTACTGGAAACGGTACGCGATATGCCGGAAATCGTGATCGAAGTACCCGAATCTTACGTCGATGCGATTCGCCAGCATATTGATTCGATTTTGCGCGACAGCGGCCAGGGGGCCCGCTGCACCGTGCGCAGCCACCCGTCGCTGGCCGCCGGACAATGCCGGATGGGGTGGGCCAACGGCACCGCCGTGCGCGATCCCCAGCATCTGGCCGAACAGATTAGCGCCCAAATTGAACAGGTCCTTGCAGACCGGGCCAACCTGACCGATAATAGTGAACAGAATATTCACAATGCGGTGATTTCCGTAACTGAATCCCCCGCATCCGATCAAAGCCAATAA